In Kordiimonas sp. SCSIO 12610, the following are encoded in one genomic region:
- the rplI gene encoding 50S ribosomal protein L9: MQVILLERVAKLGQMGDEVTVKDGFARNFLLPQKKAMRATEANKQFFENERARLEADNLARREEAEKVAGQMAGLKCVMVRSAGESGQLYGSVTSRDIAEAVTEAGVKIGRSQVVLDRAIKTLGLHDVVITLHPEVSETVVVNIARSEAEAETQFEIGGAIVGGDEEEAEEEFVEDVAEEVEASEETTEETEEEKTDAE, encoded by the coding sequence ATGCAAGTCATCCTACTAGAGCGAGTAGCGAAACTCGGCCAGATGGGCGATGAAGTCACTGTTAAAGATGGTTTTGCTCGTAACTTCCTTCTACCACAGAAGAAAGCTATGCGCGCAACTGAAGCCAACAAGCAGTTTTTTGAAAACGAACGTGCTCGCCTTGAAGCAGATAACCTTGCGCGTCGCGAAGAAGCAGAAAAAGTTGCTGGCCAGATGGCTGGTCTTAAATGCGTAATGGTTCGCTCTGCTGGTGAATCAGGCCAACTATATGGTTCTGTAACAAGCCGCGATATCGCTGAAGCCGTTACAGAGGCTGGTGTTAAAATCGGCCGTAGCCAGGTTGTTCTTGATCGTGCGATCAAAACTCTTGGTCTTCATGATGTTGTAATCACGCTTCACCCTGAAGTTTCTGAAACTGTTGTTGTGAACATTGCTCGCTCTGAAGCGGAAGCAGAAACACAGTTTGAAATCGGCGGCGCTATTGTTGGCGGCGACGAAGAAGAAGCTGAAGAAGAGTTCGTTGAAGATGTTGCTGAGGAAGTTGAAGCTTCTGAAGAAACAACAGAAGAAACAGAAGAAGAGAAAACTGACGCTGAATAA
- the rpsR gene encoding 30S ribosomal protein S18, producing MSARRPFFRRRKTCPFSGDNAQTIDYKDVKLLSRYVSERGKIVPSRITAVSAKKQRELAKAIKRARNIALLPFIVQ from the coding sequence ATGTCTGCACGCCGTCCATTTTTCCGTCGTCGTAAAACATGCCCGTTTTCTGGCGATAACGCACAAACAATCGATTACAAAGATGTAAAATTGCTATCACGCTATGTTTCTGAGCGTGGCAAGATTGTTCCAAGCCGTATCACTGCTGTTTCTGCAAAGAAACAACGCGAACTTGCAAAGGCTATCAAACGCGCTCGTAATATCGCGTTGTTGCCTTTCATCGTTCAATAA
- the rpsF gene encoding 30S ribosomal protein S6, with product MALYEHVFIARQDINASQVESITADFSKIIEENEGKIAKSEYWGLKTLAYRIKKNRKGHYVLLNIDAPHAAVAEMERQIRLNEDILRFMTIRVDELEEGQSIVLRSKADKERRGPRGDRGDRGDKREQR from the coding sequence ATGGCTTTATACGAGCATGTTTTCATTGCAAGGCAAGATATTAATGCCTCGCAAGTAGAAAGCATTACTGCCGACTTTTCGAAAATCATCGAAGAGAACGAAGGCAAAATCGCTAAATCTGAATACTGGGGCCTTAAAACCCTTGCTTACCGCATCAAGAAAAACCGCAAAGGTCATTATGTTCTGTTGAACATCGATGCGCCGCACGCTGCTGTTGCTGAAATGGAGCGTCAAATTCGCCTTAACGAGGACATCCTTCGCTTCATGACAATCCGTGTTGACGAGCTTGAAGAAGGTCAATCAATCGTTCTTCGCTCTAAAGCTGACAAAGAACGCCGTGGCCCAAGAGGCGATCGCGGTGATCGTGGTGACAAAAGGGAGCAACGCTAA
- the fabD gene encoding ACP S-malonyltransferase produces MTRAFVFPGQGSQFIGMGKELAQASEAAKLVFEEVDDALSQSLSKLMWDGEEDELRLTENTQPALMATSMAVVRTLESESGKKIADLASHVAGHSLGEYSALASVGAFSLADTARLLKLRGQAMQRAVPVGEGAMAAILGPSFDTVLEIVEEASQGEVCVAANDNADGQVVVSGHKGAVERAIEIAKAKGAKRGMLLPVSAPFHCPLMQPAADEMRYALADTQINEPALPVIANVLAAPVGNPDGIKNLLVEQVTASVRWRESVGSMSSLGITEIVEAGAGKVLCGLARRIDKSLSATNMQEMADIERFIEDL; encoded by the coding sequence ATGACAAGAGCGTTTGTTTTTCCAGGGCAGGGTAGCCAGTTTATTGGAATGGGCAAAGAACTCGCACAAGCGTCTGAGGCTGCGAAACTTGTTTTTGAAGAGGTCGATGATGCATTAAGCCAGTCACTATCTAAGCTGATGTGGGACGGTGAAGAAGACGAATTACGCCTTACGGAAAACACGCAACCCGCACTGATGGCGACATCGATGGCTGTTGTTCGCACGTTAGAATCTGAAAGCGGCAAGAAAATCGCTGATCTGGCAAGCCATGTAGCAGGGCATTCGCTCGGTGAATATTCTGCGCTTGCGTCCGTAGGAGCGTTTTCGCTTGCTGATACCGCAAGGCTACTGAAATTACGCGGTCAAGCGATGCAGCGGGCCGTTCCTGTTGGTGAAGGTGCCATGGCTGCGATCCTCGGTCCTTCGTTTGATACTGTTCTCGAAATTGTTGAAGAAGCATCGCAGGGTGAAGTATGCGTTGCCGCGAACGATAATGCTGACGGTCAGGTGGTTGTGTCGGGCCATAAAGGTGCTGTAGAGCGCGCGATTGAGATCGCAAAAGCCAAAGGGGCGAAAAGAGGCATGTTGCTACCGGTATCTGCACCTTTCCACTGTCCTTTGATGCAACCTGCAGCGGATGAAATGCGTTATGCGCTTGCTGATACGCAAATAAACGAACCAGCGCTTCCAGTAATAGCGAATGTTCTAGCGGCTCCTGTTGGTAATCCTGATGGGATTAAAAACCTTCTTGTAGAGCAGGTGACAGCATCTGTTCGTTGGCGCGAGAGTGTGGGCTCAATGTCATCGCTTGGCATTACGGAAATTGTTGAAGCAGGTGCAGGCAAAGTTCTTTGCGGACTAGCGCGGCGTATTGATAAAAGCCTAAGCGCTACCAATATGCAGGAAATGGCAGATATTGAGCGGTTCATTGAGGACCTTTAA
- the fabG gene encoding 3-oxoacyl-ACP reductase FabG — MFDLTGKKALVTGATGGIGAAIATALHSAGAEVVISGTRAEKLEALAAELGERVHIVAANLSERESVDALIKNATEALGGGVDILVNNAGITRDNLAMRMKEDEWDSVMQVNLESVFRLSKGYLRTMMKARFGRIINITSVVGVTGNPGQANYAASKAGLIGMSKSLAQEVASRGITVNCVAPGFITTPMTDALTDDQKSAITKNIPSGNLGKPEDIAASVLYLASNEAGYMTGQTLHINGGMAMI; from the coding sequence ATGTTTGATCTAACAGGTAAAAAGGCCCTTGTAACAGGAGCAACTGGCGGTATTGGTGCAGCAATTGCGACGGCGTTACATAGTGCTGGTGCAGAAGTTGTAATTTCCGGTACGCGGGCTGAAAAACTTGAGGCGCTGGCGGCTGAACTTGGTGAGCGGGTTCATATTGTTGCTGCAAACCTTTCAGAACGTGAGAGCGTTGATGCGCTTATTAAAAACGCAACAGAAGCTCTTGGCGGCGGTGTTGACATATTGGTAAATAATGCGGGTATCACGCGCGACAATTTGGCGATGCGAATGAAAGAAGACGAATGGGACAGCGTAATGCAGGTTAACCTTGAGTCTGTGTTCCGCCTCTCAAAAGGATATTTGCGGACAATGATGAAAGCGCGCTTTGGCCGGATTATCAACATTACATCTGTTGTAGGTGTAACGGGAAATCCAGGACAGGCGAATTATGCGGCCTCAAAGGCTGGCCTTATTGGTATGTCGAAATCTTTAGCTCAGGAAGTGGCATCACGCGGTATCACCGTTAACTGTGTTGCCCCTGGCTTTATTACAACTCCAATGACAGACGCACTCACAGACGATCAAAAGAGTGCGATCACAAAGAATATCCCTTCAGGAAACCTTGGGAAACCTGAGGATATTGCAGCGTCTGTACTATATTTAGCAAGTAATGAAGCTGGCTATATGACAGGACAGACCTTGCATATTAATGGCGGAATGGCCATGATCTAA
- a CDS encoding acyl carrier protein translates to MSDIADKVQKIVIEHLGVEEDKVTETASFIDDLGADSLDTVELVMAFEEEFGIEIPDDAAEKIQTVKDAIDFIGANS, encoded by the coding sequence ATGAGCGATATTGCCGATAAGGTGCAAAAAATTGTTATCGAACACCTAGGTGTAGAAGAAGATAAAGTCACCGAAACTGCTAGCTTCATCGATGATCTTGGCGCAGACAGCCTTGATACAGTTGAGCTGGTTATGGCTTTCGAAGAAGAGTTTGGTATTGAAATTCCAGACGATGCAGCTGAAAAAATTCAGACTGTTAAGGATGCGATCGATTTTATCGGCGCTAATTCCTAA
- the fabF gene encoding beta-ketoacyl-ACP synthase II, with the protein MRRVVVTGMGMVSPLATGVNETWERLIKGQSGAGPVTQFDASDFPCKIGCEVKIGDGTNGTFNPDDWMAPKDQRRVDTFILFGMAAAMQAVQEAGIEDLSEEEQLRAGVMIGAGIGGLKWISETSITLKERGLRRVSPHFIAGSIINLVSGNVSIKYGFKGPNHAAVTACSTGAHSIGDAARIIALDDADIMVAGGAEASICDIGYAGFCQARALSTKYNDNPVEASRPWDKGHDGFVMGEGAGVVVLEELEHAKKRGAKIYGEVTGYGMSGDGHHVTAPAPDGNGGFRSMSAAIKRAGINVEQIDYINAHGTSTPVGDPIEFGAVKRLLGDHAASAAMSSTKSSIGHLLGAAGAVEAIFCLKAIHENVVPPTLNLHERAEGCDGIDLVALEAQEREVKAALSNSFGFGGTNASLVMQQYEGD; encoded by the coding sequence ATGAGACGTGTTGTTGTTACCGGAATGGGTATGGTGTCGCCGCTTGCGACAGGTGTGAATGAAACTTGGGAACGTTTGATCAAGGGTCAATCAGGCGCTGGCCCTGTTACACAATTTGATGCGAGCGATTTTCCTTGTAAAATTGGCTGTGAAGTTAAAATTGGCGATGGAACAAATGGAACGTTTAATCCTGACGACTGGATGGCTCCAAAGGACCAGCGCCGCGTTGATACCTTTATTTTGTTTGGTATGGCTGCTGCGATGCAGGCGGTTCAGGAAGCTGGCATTGAAGACCTGAGCGAAGAAGAACAGCTTCGTGCAGGTGTTATGATTGGTGCTGGAATTGGTGGCCTGAAATGGATTTCAGAAACATCAATCACCCTGAAGGAACGTGGCCTTCGCCGTGTTAGCCCTCATTTTATCGCTGGGTCTATCATCAATCTTGTATCTGGTAATGTTTCAATCAAGTACGGCTTTAAAGGGCCGAATCATGCAGCTGTAACTGCATGTTCTACCGGTGCACATTCCATCGGGGATGCGGCACGAATCATCGCGCTTGATGACGCAGATATTATGGTTGCGGGCGGCGCAGAAGCATCGATCTGTGATATTGGCTACGCTGGTTTTTGTCAGGCACGTGCACTTTCAACAAAATATAACGATAACCCGGTTGAAGCCTCTCGCCCTTGGGATAAAGGCCATGACGGATTTGTTATGGGTGAGGGCGCTGGTGTTGTTGTTCTTGAAGAGCTTGAGCATGCAAAGAAACGCGGTGCCAAAATTTACGGTGAAGTCACTGGCTACGGTATGTCAGGAGATGGCCATCACGTAACCGCGCCTGCACCGGACGGTAATGGTGGTTTCCGCTCTATGAGCGCTGCGATTAAACGCGCAGGCATCAATGTTGAGCAGATTGACTATATTAACGCCCATGGCACATCGACACCTGTTGGTGACCCAATTGAATTTGGTGCTGTGAAACGTTTACTTGGTGATCACGCTGCCAGTGCAGCGATGTCGTCAACAAAATCCTCTATTGGGCACTTGTTAGGTGCTGCGGGTGCTGTTGAAGCAATCTTCTGCCTGAAAGCAATCCATGAAAACGTTGTACCACCAACACTAAACCTTCATGAGCGGGCTGAAGGCTGTGATGGTATTGACCTGGTTGCACTTGAAGCGCAAGAGCGCGAAGTCAAAGCGGCGCTTTCAAACTCATTTGGCTTTGGCGGAACCAACGCATCACTTGTGATGCAGCAGTATGAAGGTGATTAA
- the mltG gene encoding endolytic transglycosylase MltG: MGDYLRKYRLFIGITSGVFFLLLVLASALYVFVNHTLSKPSINQETVYYYLPKGSGLIRAAFIAERDGIVEHAWQFKYAALYLGVESKLRSGEFEIPKGLPLREILMKIVRGNSHSRKVTIPEGYSVLQAIDVLSNSFGIEASSKINALPIEGSLLPETYVYERGDTLNTLLQRMEKEMQKVLLQAWDSRAGNLPIQSMEEALILASIVEKETALQNERSLVAAVFLNRLRKGMRLQSDPTIIYGLTNGLPLGRAITKADINSDTPYNTYRIKGLPPTPIANPGLEAIKAVLNPPEGADYLYFVADGTGGHAFAKTLKEHNKNVANWRKIERERAQ, encoded by the coding sequence ATGGGTGATTATCTTAGAAAATATCGGCTTTTTATTGGCATAACATCAGGTGTGTTTTTTTTACTGCTGGTGTTGGCGAGCGCGCTTTATGTCTTTGTGAATCACACCCTTTCCAAGCCATCAATCAATCAGGAAACGGTCTATTACTATCTACCTAAAGGGAGTGGGTTAATTCGTGCTGCCTTTATTGCTGAAAGGGATGGGATTGTTGAGCACGCCTGGCAGTTTAAATATGCGGCTTTATATTTAGGGGTCGAGTCTAAACTGCGTTCAGGGGAGTTTGAAATTCCTAAAGGATTACCGCTTCGGGAAATCCTGATGAAAATTGTTCGTGGGAACAGTCATAGCAGGAAGGTAACCATTCCTGAGGGCTATTCAGTATTACAGGCTATTGATGTCCTCTCGAATAGTTTTGGAATAGAGGCTTCATCAAAAATCAATGCGCTACCAATTGAAGGAAGCTTGCTCCCAGAAACATATGTGTATGAACGCGGCGATACGCTAAATACTCTTCTTCAGAGAATGGAAAAAGAGATGCAAAAGGTTTTGCTACAAGCGTGGGATAGCCGTGCAGGAAACTTACCCATCCAGTCTATGGAGGAGGCCCTTATTCTGGCTTCTATCGTAGAAAAAGAAACCGCCCTTCAAAATGAGCGGTCGTTGGTGGCTGCTGTGTTTTTAAATCGGCTTCGAAAAGGCATGCGCCTTCAGTCAGACCCAACAATAATTTATGGCCTAACCAACGGACTGCCACTAGGGCGCGCAATTACCAAAGCGGATATCAATAGTGATACCCCGTACAATACGTATCGTATCAAGGGTCTACCGCCCACTCCTATTGCTAATCCTGGTTTAGAGGCTATCAAAGCCGTATTAAATCCGCCAGAGGGGGCTGATTATTTGTATTTTGTCGCTGATGGAACTGGCGGTCATGCCTTTGCTAAAACATTAAAAGAGCACAATAAAAACGTAGCAAATTGGCGTAAAATTGAACGCGAGCGTGCACAGTAG
- a CDS encoding YicC/YloC family endoribonuclease produces MTLKSMTGFARISGTAPDYDWVWELKSVNNKNLDIRMRLPAVLDGFDIKLKKNIGAQIARGTVFANLTLSDSGAEGGIVINEKKLEALIKLATTYSGQPHIAPASLDGLLRVKGVVEEREETLDEDQRSILEDQIMESLNAVITKLISDRSEEGERMQQVLKQQLADIEALTKAARDHSGDRTISMQTRFAQQLDKLQSVSKPVDDERLAQEIALLAVKADIMEELDRLDSHVTEAKKLLDSVKPVGRRLDFLCQEFNREANTLCAKSGDTKLTKIGLDIKTLIDQFREQVQNIE; encoded by the coding sequence ATGACTTTAAAAAGCATGACAGGTTTTGCCCGCATATCAGGAACAGCACCTGACTATGACTGGGTTTGGGAACTTAAAAGCGTGAATAATAAAAACCTGGATATCCGTATGCGGTTACCAGCTGTTTTGGATGGTTTCGATATTAAACTGAAGAAGAATATTGGCGCACAAATAGCCAGAGGGACAGTGTTTGCCAATCTCACTCTTAGCGATTCAGGTGCAGAAGGCGGAATTGTTATTAATGAAAAGAAGTTAGAGGCGCTCATTAAATTGGCGACAACCTATTCAGGGCAGCCGCATATTGCGCCAGCAAGCCTTGATGGGCTTTTACGTGTAAAGGGTGTTGTTGAAGAACGCGAAGAAACCTTAGATGAGGATCAGCGCAGTATCCTTGAAGACCAAATCATGGAAAGCCTTAATGCAGTAATTACAAAGCTGATTAGTGATCGGTCAGAAGAAGGTGAACGGATGCAGCAAGTATTGAAGCAGCAACTTGCTGACATTGAGGCTTTGACAAAGGCAGCACGTGATCATTCTGGTGACCGCACTATATCGATGCAAACACGATTTGCTCAGCAATTGGATAAACTTCAGTCTGTATCAAAGCCTGTGGATGATGAACGCCTAGCGCAAGAGATTGCTCTTCTTGCAGTTAAAGCTGATATAATGGAGGAACTGGATAGGTTGGATAGCCACGTTACAGAAGCAAAAAAACTACTTGATAGTGTAAAACCTGTGGGTAGGAGGTTGGATTTTCTTTGTCAGGAATTTAACCGAGAGGCTAACACACTTTGTGCAAAATCTGGTGATACAAAACTTACTAAAATAGGGCTTGATATTAAAACGCTTATCGATCAATTTCGCGAGCAAGTTCAAAACATAGAATAA
- the gmk gene encoding guanylate kinase, translating to MSDTVSPEINANKRRGLMLVMSSPSGAGKTTLSRMLLADEKDMVMSVSATTREARPGEESGKDYYFVGHDRFREMIDNNELLEHAVVFENRYGTPRGPVMQALSDGKDVLFDIDWQGTQQLAESAGGDLVRVFVLPPSIAELENRLKKRAQDSEEVVQKRMAEAESEISHWAEYDYVLINNDLDKTYADLRNILNAERLRRHRRPALSEFVRTLKK from the coding sequence ATGAGCGATACTGTATCACCCGAAATCAACGCAAATAAACGTAGAGGACTTATGCTTGTTATGTCTTCACCGTCTGGTGCAGGTAAAACAACACTCAGTCGCATGCTTCTCGCTGATGAAAAAGATATGGTTATGTCAGTTTCGGCGACAACACGTGAAGCAAGACCTGGGGAGGAAAGCGGCAAAGACTATTATTTTGTCGGGCATGATCGGTTCCGCGAAATGATTGATAATAACGAGCTTCTTGAGCATGCAGTTGTTTTTGAAAATCGCTATGGTACGCCACGAGGCCCTGTAATGCAGGCTTTAAGTGATGGTAAAGACGTACTATTCGATATTGATTGGCAAGGTACTCAACAACTCGCGGAAAGTGCAGGGGGGGACCTGGTACGTGTTTTCGTTTTACCGCCCTCGATCGCTGAACTTGAAAATCGATTGAAGAAAAGAGCACAGGACAGCGAAGAAGTTGTTCAAAAGCGTATGGCCGAAGCTGAAAGCGAAATTAGCCATTGGGCAGAGTATGATTACGTACTCATCAATAACGATCTTGATAAAACATACGCTGACCTGCGAAATATTTTAAATGCAGAGCGCCTCCGCAGACACAGACGCCCAGCACTGTCAGAATTTGTTAGAACATTAAAAAAATAG
- a CDS encoding PEPxxWA-CTERM sorting domain-containing protein, protein MKSSFKKLFGIILVACAPFFTGAANASTSFTFVGGDSVSGIPGNNNVGNILTTLGLTEFTTARDVQFNSNGTLDLFFLGSESGFINTVEINGETVFTEDPDGLTETPFVTDFIFSFNINSGDLLSGLGLSFGSNRGTPAAFGDAGFGQFFSPVEGNRFALGFGDNTGGGDADFDDLVVGLQFTSAVPEPATWLMMIFGFALVGLQVRRRGRASLELS, encoded by the coding sequence ATGAAGTCTTCATTTAAGAAATTATTTGGAATTATACTTGTAGCATGTGCACCGTTTTTTACAGGTGCAGCAAACGCAAGCACATCATTTACGTTTGTCGGTGGTGATTCTGTAAGTGGTATCCCAGGCAATAATAATGTGGGAAACATTTTAACCACATTGGGTTTAACAGAATTTACAACGGCAAGAGACGTTCAGTTCAATAGCAATGGCACACTAGACCTGTTTTTCCTCGGTTCGGAATCTGGTTTTATCAATACTGTTGAAATTAATGGCGAAACGGTTTTTACTGAAGACCCTGACGGCCTTACGGAAACACCTTTTGTAACGGACTTTATTTTCTCCTTTAATATTAACAGTGGCGACCTTTTATCAGGCCTTGGTCTCTCTTTCGGCAGTAACCGTGGTACTCCTGCCGCGTTTGGTGACGCAGGGTTTGGTCAATTCTTCAGCCCTGTAGAAGGCAATCGATTTGCACTTGGTTTTGGCGATAACACTGGCGGCGGCGACGCAGACTTTGATGATCTTGTTGTTGGTCTTCAGTTCACATCTGCTGTACCAGAGCCCGCCACATGGTTGATGATGATCTTTGGCTTTGCTCTTGTTGGCTTACAAGTTCGTCGGCGTGGGCGCGCAAGCTTAGAGCTTTCCTAA
- the rsmA gene encoding 16S rRNA (adenine(1518)-N(6)/adenine(1519)-N(6))-dimethyltransferase RsmA has protein sequence MNDTLPPLREIIRKHDLRAKKSFGQNFLLDLNLTGKIARVAGNLDDSVVYEVGPGPGGLTRALLANGASRVVAVEMDERCLPALEEITNAFDNRLEIISGNALDINEPEAMKLNAQVTARIASNLPYNVGTLLFIKWLTLETWKPWYSSLTLMFQKEVAERIVAKPNTKAYGRLSVLAQWRGNVRIAMHVPAAAFTPPPKVDSAIIHYEPTEPIDPDVKLSDLELVVEKAFGQRRKMLRASLKSLPVDALKLLAMADIKETARAETLSVADFVKLAKTYRQLL, from the coding sequence ATGAATGACACACTCCCGCCTCTAAGAGAGATCATACGCAAGCATGACTTAAGGGCAAAAAAATCCTTCGGGCAAAATTTCTTATTAGACCTAAATTTAACGGGCAAAATAGCACGTGTTGCAGGTAACCTTGATGATAGTGTTGTTTATGAGGTTGGTCCTGGACCTGGAGGCTTAACACGCGCCTTATTAGCAAATGGTGCCAGCCGAGTTGTTGCTGTGGAAATGGACGAACGCTGTCTTCCTGCACTAGAAGAAATAACAAACGCGTTCGACAACAGACTTGAGATCATAAGCGGAAACGCTCTAGATATTAATGAACCCGAAGCCATGAAGCTGAATGCCCAAGTAACGGCACGAATAGCTTCAAATCTACCATATAATGTAGGGACGCTACTTTTTATTAAATGGCTTACACTAGAGACATGGAAACCTTGGTACAGCTCACTCACCCTCATGTTTCAAAAAGAGGTTGCAGAACGTATTGTCGCGAAGCCAAATACCAAAGCCTATGGTAGGTTATCCGTCTTGGCGCAGTGGCGAGGAAATGTGCGAATAGCAATGCATGTCCCAGCTGCCGCCTTCACACCACCACCCAAGGTAGACAGTGCGATCATCCATTATGAACCGACAGAGCCAATAGATCCTGATGTTAAATTGTCAGATTTGGAACTCGTCGTTGAAAAGGCATTTGGACAGAGACGAAAAATGTTGCGTGCAAGTCTGAAGTCTTTACCGGTTGACGCTTTAAAATTGTTAGCCATGGCTGATATTAAAGAAACAGCCAGGGCTGAAACCCTTAGTGTGGCTGACTTTGTTAAACTCGCCAAAACCTATCGTCAGTTGCTATAA
- the pdxA gene encoding 4-hydroxythreonine-4-phosphate dehydrogenase PdxA: MSQANTQEFQSPIAITMGEPSGIGPEIFCSIWENRKALSLPQIVYIGSVESLSVHNSNIKHQLIDCPSKVHNIPEDTLAIIPVKTTETIVPGTLNSANGKAVIQSINLAVSFVIEGKVSAIVTSPIHKAALYDIGFSSPGHTEYLAERAGMPKSASVMMLATEGLRVVPVTTHIALKDVAKHLTHEKIIHSGFVTNADLQKRFNIENPRIAIAALNPHAGENGAMGIEEVTHILPAVIELRDQGINVTDPLPADTLFHEEARKNYDAILCMYHDQALIPLKTLDFWGGVNITLGLPFIRTSPDHGTAIDLAGKGKARPDSMIAAIKYAQKLAENQLEFGNE, translated from the coding sequence ATGTCTCAAGCCAATACACAGGAATTTCAATCCCCTATTGCTATTACGATGGGGGAACCATCAGGAATTGGGCCAGAGATTTTTTGCTCCATATGGGAAAACCGCAAAGCATTAAGCCTACCCCAAATTGTTTATATAGGCTCCGTTGAAAGTCTTAGCGTTCACAATAGCAATATCAAGCACCAGCTTATCGATTGTCCAAGTAAAGTGCATAACATACCAGAAGACACACTGGCTATAATTCCAGTTAAAACTACTGAGACGATAGTTCCTGGTACTTTAAATTCAGCAAATGGCAAAGCGGTAATTCAATCTATCAACCTTGCTGTATCCTTTGTAATCGAAGGTAAGGTATCTGCGATAGTGACATCCCCTATTCACAAGGCCGCGCTGTACGATATTGGTTTTTCAAGCCCTGGACATACTGAATATTTGGCCGAGCGTGCGGGCATGCCTAAATCTGCATCCGTTATGATGCTTGCTACTGAAGGTCTTAGGGTGGTTCCTGTAACCACTCATATTGCGCTTAAGGATGTTGCGAAGCATTTGACGCATGAAAAAATTATCCACTCTGGCTTCGTTACGAACGCCGATTTGCAGAAACGATTTAATATAGAAAACCCTAGAATTGCAATTGCAGCATTAAACCCACATGCCGGTGAAAATGGAGCGATGGGCATTGAAGAAGTAACCCATATCCTACCCGCTGTTATTGAGTTACGCGATCAGGGCATCAATGTTACCGACCCTTTACCTGCTGATACTTTGTTCCACGAGGAGGCTAGAAAAAATTATGATGCCATTTTGTGCATGTATCACGATCAGGCACTAATTCCCCTAAAGACACTTGATTTCTGGGGTGGTGTAAATATCACGCTGGGGCTTCCTTTTATTCGTACATCACCCGATCATGGAACAGCGATTGATTTGGCGGGCAAAGGAAAAGCAAGACCAGACAGCATGATTGCAGCGATCAAATACGCTCAGAAACTTGCCGAAAACCAATTGGAATTTGGCAATGAATGA